The stretch of DNA TCGGTATCTGTCTGGGGCATCAGATTCTCGGCCTGGCAGCCGGCGGCCGAAGCCTCAAGATGAAGTTCGGCCATCACGGCGCCAACCACCCGGTGATCGACGTTGCGTCCGGCGAGGTGATGATCACCAGCCAGAACCATGGCTTCGCTATCGACGAGGCCAGCCTTCCCGACACGGTGCGCGTGACGCATCGGTCGCTGTTCGACGGATCGCTCCAGGGTATCGAGATAATCGGCAAGCCGGTCTTTTCGTTCCAGGGGCATCCCGAGGCGAGCCCGGGTCCGCACGATGTGGCGCCGTTGTTCGAGCGCTTCATCGGTGCCCTGCACGCCCGAAGCGCCGGCGCCTGAATATCGAGGCATCGCTTTAATTGATGCCTCCAATTTAATGATCTAGAACGCGAATATCGGCCCCAGCGAGTTTGCGGGCCAGCCAGCGAGCCAAGCCATGCCCAAGCGCACAGACATTCAAAGCATTCTCGTCATCGGCGCGGGGCCGATCGTCATCGGTCAGGCCTGCGAGTTCGACTACTCCGGCATGCAGGCCTGCAAGGCGCTGGCCGACGAGGGCTTCAGGGTCATTCTCGTCAATTCGAATCCGGCCACGATCATGACCGATCCGGAAACGGCGGACGCGGTGTATATCGAGCCGATCACCTGGCAGACCGTGGCCAAGATCATCGCCAAGGAAAAGCCGGACGCACTGCTGCCCACCATGGGCGGACAGACCGCGCTCAACTGTGCGCTGGATCTGTTCAACAATGGCGTGCTCGCCGAGCACGGCGTGGAGATGATCGGCGCCTCGCGCGATGCCATCGACATGGCCGAGGACCGCAACGCCTTCCGCGAGGCCATGCACGAAATCGGGCTGTTCACGCCCGAGTCGCAGGTCGTGCATTCGGCCGCCGAAGCCGAGGACGTGCAGGCGCGTATCGGTTTTCCGATCATCATGCGGCCGTCGTTCACCCTCGGGGGCACCGGTGGTGGTATCGCCTACAACCGCGAGGAGTTCGATGACCTGCTCGCGCGCGGGCTGGAGCTTTCGCCGACCAACGAGGTGCTCATCGAGCAGTCGGTGCTGGGCTGGAAAGAATACGAGATGGAGGTGGTGCGCGATTCGGCGGACAACTGCATCATCATCTGTGCGATCGAGAACGTCGATGCCATGGGCGTGCACACCGGTGACTCGATCACCGTCGCACCGGCGCAGACGCTGACCGACCGCGAGTATCAGGTCATGCGCGATGCATCACTGGCCTGTCTGCGGAAGATCGGTGTCGATACCGGCGGCTCGAACGTGCAGTTCGCGATCAACCCGGCCGACGGCCAGATGATCATCATCGAGATGAATCCGCGCGTGTCGCGTTCGTCGGCGCTGGCGTCCAAGGCGACCGGTTTCCCGATCGCCAAGGTGGCCGCGAAGCTCGCTGTCGGCTACACGCTCGACGAACTCAAAAACGAGATCACCGGCGGTGCCACACCCGCGTCGTTCGAACCGTCGATCGACTATGTCGTGACCAAGATGCCGCGCTTCACTTTCGAGAAGTTTCCGGCCGCCGACAGCCGTCTGACCACCCAGATGAAGTCGGTGGGCGAGGCGATGGCCATCGGGCGCAACTTCCAGGAATCGCTGCAGAAGGCCATGCGCAGCCTGGAAATCGGCTCGGACGGCTTCGAGCCGAAGCTGGACGAGCTGCACAGCGACAGTGCGAAGAGTACGCTGCGGGCCGAATTGTCGACACCACGCGCCGAGCGCCTGTGGTATGTCGCCGATGCCTTCCGAGCCGGCTTCACGCTGGCTGAAGTGCACGCGCTGTGTCATATCGATCCGTGGTTTCTCGACCAGATCGAAGAGCTGGTGACCATGGAGGGCGCGCTGGCCCAGTCCACGCTTGGCGATATCGATGCCGATACGCTGCGTGCCTACAAGCGCAAGGGTTTTTCCGATCTGCGTCTGGCGGCGCTGCTGGGCTGCGACGAGTTCGCCGTCCGCCGGACCCGGCTCAAGCACTCCATCGTGCCGGTCTACAAGCGGGTGGACTCCTGCGCGGCCGAATTCCCGACCGCGACGGCCTACCAGTATTCGTCGTACGACGAGGAGTGCGAGGCCGCGCCCTCCGATCGGGACAAGATCATGGTGCTGGGCGGTGGGCCCAACCGCATCGGCCAGGGCATCGAGTTCGACTACTGCTGTGTGCATGCCGCACTCGCCATGCGCGAGGATGGTTATGAAACGATCATGGTCAACTGCAATCCGGAGACCGTCTCCACCGACTACGACACCTCGGACCGGCTGTATTTCGAGCCGCTGACCTTCGAGGACGTCATGTCGATCATCGACGTCGAGCAGCCCAAGGGCGTGATCGTGCAGTACGGCGGCCAGACGCCGCTCAAGCTGGCACGGCGTCTGGAAGCCGCAGGTGCGCCGATCATCGGGACCACGCCTGACTCGATCGATCTCGCTGAGGATCGCGATCGTTTCCTCAACCTGGTCAACAAGCTCGGGCTCAAGCAGCCGGCCAACCGCAGTGCGCGTTCCGAGGCGGAAGCCATGCGCCTGGCCGAGGAAGTCGGCTTTCCCATGGTCGTGCGGCCATCCTACGTGCTGGGCGGCCGCGCCATGGAAATCGTGTACGAGCCGGAAGATCTGCAGCGTTATATGGGCGCGGCGGTGAAGGTATCGCCGGATTCGCCGGTACTGCTCGATCGTTTCCTCGAAGATGCGATCGAGCTGGACGTCGACGCGATCTGCGACGGCACCGACGTGTTCATCGGTGGCATCATGGAGCATATCGAACAGGCCGGCGTGCACTCGGGCGACTCGGCCTGTTCGCTGCCGCCTTACAGCCTGGGCGCCGAGGTGCTCGACGAGGTCCGGCGCCAGACCGCCGCGCTCGCCCGCGGTCTGTCGGTGGTGGGACTGATGAACGTTCAGTTCGCCATTCGGGGTGGCGAGGTCTATCTGCTGGAGGTCAATCCTCGGGCATCGCGTACCGTGCCGTTCGTATCCAAAGCCACCGGCGTGCCACTGGCCAAGATCGCGGCCCGCTGTATGGCCGGTCTTACGCTGACCGAGCAGAATGTCGGCGCCGAACGCCGGATTGACCATTTCGCGGTCAAGGAGGCGGTCTTCCCGTTCTCCAAGTTCCCAACCGTGGACCCGCTGCTCGGGCCCGAAATGAAGTCCACCGGCGAAGTGATGGGCGTTGGCCGAACCTTCGGCGAGGCGTTTGCCAAGTCACAGCTGGCCAGTGGCGTGGGTCTGCCCGAAGGCGGTGTCGCTCTGATCACCGTGCGGGATGCTGACAAGCCGCATGCAGTCGAGTTGGCACGGGCGCTGGTCGCCGCCGGCTTCCAGGTGGTGGCCACCCATGGCACCGCGGCGGCGATCGTTGCCGCCGGCATCGAGTGCGCAAGCGTAAACAAGGTCAAGGAAGGGCGCCCGCATATCGTCGACATGATCAAGAACGGCGAGATCCAGCTGGTGGTCAACACCACCGAGGGCAAGCGCGCGATCGAGGAGTCCCGTTCGATCCGAATCACCGCACTTCGCTACAAGGTGGCGTACTTCACCACGATCGCCGGCGCGCAGGCCAGTTGCACGGCGATGGCGGACGATCGGAATGCGCAAGTCTATTCGCTGCAATCGCTTCAGGCGGCCATCCCGGCATGATCGGGACGCCGTGGCGGGCAGAAAATTCTGTCGTGACTCGCTATAATGCGGGCCAAACATCCACCGATTGAACGTCATTACAAAAGTCATTAAGCAAGCATCGGACGATGTGAATTTTCGTGCGCCGCTCAAGCAGGACGGCGCGGACATCCTGCGACTCGTGCATGATCTGGGCGTGCTCGACGCCAATTCGGCCTATGCCTACATGCTGATCGGCGAGCATCATTCCGATACCAGCGTGGTCGCCGAAATCGACGGTCGTCTGGTCGGGTTCATCACCGCCTATATCCTGCCGCGCCATCCCGATATCGTCTTTGTATGGCAAGTCGGTGTGGCCGAGGCCGGCCGCGGCCGCGGGCTGGCGACGCGCATGCTCTTCGAGATTCTCAAGCGTCCGGCGTGTTTCGATGTCCACTACATGGATACCACGATCGGTCCGAGCAACGAGCCGTCTCAGGCGTTGTTCCGTGGCCTGGCCCGTCGCCTGAACACCTACGTCGAGGAAAGCGAACTCTTCGCCAGCGATCTGTTCGGCGATTTCGACGACGAAGAGCACGAGCCCGAGATACTGTTTCGTATCGGCCCGTTCGATGCGAAGACCGTGCGCGGCGCGCTCGAGTAGTCCTGCCGATCCAGTCTATTTCGATTCCACCCGAGCCAAGCTCAGGAGTTTCCATGGAAACCATCAATCGACTCGAATCCGAAGTACGCGGTTATGTGCGTGGCTTCCCGACCGTATTCACCACGGCCAAGGGCAATTGCCTGACCAACGACAAGGGCGAGTACTATCTCGACTTCTTCGGCGGCGCCGGCGCGCTCAACTACGGCCATAACGACGAGACCATGAAGGCCGCGCTGCTGGAGTACATCCAGGGCGACAACATCTGCCACGGCCTGGACATGGCGACCGACCAGAAGCAGATCTTTCTCGAGACATTCGAAGAAGTGGTGATGAAGCCGCGGGGCATGGACTACAAGATCCAGTTCCCCGGGCCGACGGGCACCAATGCCGTTGAGGCCGCGCTCAAGCTCGCGCGCAAGGTGAAAAAGCGCGATCGGGTGCTTTTCTTCACCAATGGTTATCACGGCATGACGCTCGGCTCGCTGGCGGTCACGGGCAACGCGTCCAAGCGTGCTGGTGCGGGCGTGTGCCTGTGTCATTCCTCGCCGATTCCGTTTCACGACTACTTCCGCGACGGCCGGGACACTGCGTCCGACCTGGAAATGCTGCTCGACAACAGTTCCAGCGGTCTGGAAAAGCCGGCCGCCGTCATTCTCGAGACAGTGCAGGGCGAGGGCGGCATCAACGTCGCCAGCAACGAGTGGCTCCAGCGTATCGAGAAGGTCTGCCGCAAGCACGACATGCTGCTGATCGTGGACGACATCCAGGCCGGTGTC from Salinisphaera sp. T31B1 encodes:
- the ectB gene encoding diaminobutyrate--2-oxoglutarate transaminase, with translation METINRLESEVRGYVRGFPTVFTTAKGNCLTNDKGEYYLDFFGGAGALNYGHNDETMKAALLEYIQGDNICHGLDMATDQKQIFLETFEEVVMKPRGMDYKIQFPGPTGTNAVEAALKLARKVKKRDRVLFFTNGYHGMTLGSLAVTGNASKRAGAGVCLCHSSPIPFHDYFRDGRDTASDLEMLLDNSSSGLEKPAAVILETVQGEGGINVASNEWLQRIEKVCRKHDMLLIVDDIQAGVGRTGPFFSFEPSGIKPDIITLSKSLSGFGLPLAITMIRPDLDIWEPGEHNGTFRGNNHAFVTAVSALNKFWRDDAFEKETLRKGEHMRKRLQEIVDSHSGFEAEVRGRGMFIGVDCEDADIAGQIVAECFERKLLMETAGPRDSVIKFMQALTTTDADIDKGLDIVADSVQSVLEKHGLAKGAA
- the carB gene encoding carbamoyl-phosphate synthase large subunit — translated: MPKRTDIQSILVIGAGPIVIGQACEFDYSGMQACKALADEGFRVILVNSNPATIMTDPETADAVYIEPITWQTVAKIIAKEKPDALLPTMGGQTALNCALDLFNNGVLAEHGVEMIGASRDAIDMAEDRNAFREAMHEIGLFTPESQVVHSAAEAEDVQARIGFPIIMRPSFTLGGTGGGIAYNREEFDDLLARGLELSPTNEVLIEQSVLGWKEYEMEVVRDSADNCIIICAIENVDAMGVHTGDSITVAPAQTLTDREYQVMRDASLACLRKIGVDTGGSNVQFAINPADGQMIIIEMNPRVSRSSALASKATGFPIAKVAAKLAVGYTLDELKNEITGGATPASFEPSIDYVVTKMPRFTFEKFPAADSRLTTQMKSVGEAMAIGRNFQESLQKAMRSLEIGSDGFEPKLDELHSDSAKSTLRAELSTPRAERLWYVADAFRAGFTLAEVHALCHIDPWFLDQIEELVTMEGALAQSTLGDIDADTLRAYKRKGFSDLRLAALLGCDEFAVRRTRLKHSIVPVYKRVDSCAAEFPTATAYQYSSYDEECEAAPSDRDKIMVLGGGPNRIGQGIEFDYCCVHAALAMREDGYETIMVNCNPETVSTDYDTSDRLYFEPLTFEDVMSIIDVEQPKGVIVQYGGQTPLKLARRLEAAGAPIIGTTPDSIDLAEDRDRFLNLVNKLGLKQPANRSARSEAEAMRLAEEVGFPMVVRPSYVLGGRAMEIVYEPEDLQRYMGAAVKVSPDSPVLLDRFLEDAIELDVDAICDGTDVFIGGIMEHIEQAGVHSGDSACSLPPYSLGAEVLDEVRRQTAALARGLSVVGLMNVQFAIRGGEVYLLEVNPRASRTVPFVSKATGVPLAKIAARCMAGLTLTEQNVGAERRIDHFAVKEAVFPFSKFPTVDPLLGPEMKSTGEVMGVGRTFGEAFAKSQLASGVGLPEGGVALITVRDADKPHAVELARALVAAGFQVVATHGTAAAIVAAGIECASVNKVKEGRPHIVDMIKNGEIQLVVNTTEGKRAIEESRSIRITALRYKVAYFTTIAGAQASCTAMADDRNAQVYSLQSLQAAIPA
- the ectA gene encoding diaminobutyrate acetyltransferase, whose amino-acid sequence is MNFRAPLKQDGADILRLVHDLGVLDANSAYAYMLIGEHHSDTSVVAEIDGRLVGFITAYILPRHPDIVFVWQVGVAEAGRGRGLATRMLFEILKRPACFDVHYMDTTIGPSNEPSQALFRGLARRLNTYVEESELFASDLFGDFDDEEHEPEILFRIGPFDAKTVRGALE